One genomic segment of Streptomyces niveus includes these proteins:
- the nucS gene encoding endonuclease NucS produces MRLVIARCSVDYAGRLTAHLPAAPRLILVKADGSVSIHADDRAYKPLNWMSPPCTLKEGTGDDVGVWTVVNKAGEKLIITMEEILHDSSHELGVDPGLIKDGVEAHLQELLADRIETLGDGYSLIRREYPTAIGPVDILCRDSDGATVAIEIKRRGDIDGVEQLTRYLDLLNRDPHLSPVRGLFAAQEIKPQARVLATDRGIGCVVLDYDALRGIEDDKLRLF; encoded by the coding sequence ATGCGCCTCGTCATCGCCCGCTGCTCCGTCGACTACGCGGGCCGGCTCACCGCCCACCTGCCCGCCGCCCCCCGTCTGATCCTGGTCAAAGCTGACGGGAGCGTGTCGATCCACGCGGACGACCGGGCGTACAAACCGCTGAACTGGATGTCCCCGCCCTGCACCCTCAAAGAGGGCACGGGGGACGATGTCGGGGTATGGACGGTCGTGAACAAAGCGGGCGAGAAACTGATCATCACGATGGAGGAAATCCTCCACGACTCGTCACATGAACTCGGCGTCGATCCGGGCCTGATCAAGGATGGCGTGGAAGCACACCTCCAGGAGCTCCTCGCCGACCGCATCGAGACACTTGGCGACGGCTACAGCCTGATCCGCCGCGAATACCCGACCGCCATCGGCCCGGTGGACATCCTCTGCCGCGACTCGGACGGCGCGACGGTCGCCATCGAGATCAAACGCCGCGGCGACATCGACGGCGTGGAACAACTGACGCGCTATCTCGACCTGTTGAACCGCGACCCCCATCTCTCCCCGGTACGCGGCCTGTTCGCGGCGCAGGAGATCAAACCCCAGGCCCGCGTCCTCGCGACGGACCGGGGCATCGGATGCGTGGTGCTGGACTACGACGCGCTGCGGGGCATCGAGGACGACAAACTGCGGCTGTTCTAG
- a CDS encoding MarR family winged helix-turn-helix transcriptional regulator, producing the protein MNGTGGPMGGTGEHKDDEEPRWLDEQEKAAWTGLISLVLLLPAKLESPLRQEHGLTLFEYLVLSHLSEAPRRKLRMGELAFLASGSLSRLSNVVKRCEQRGLVVRMPDPADGRYTLAELTDAGFDIVRLAAPTHLRAVRAIVLDALNTADQKALARIAQKLRIVPDDFG; encoded by the coding sequence ATGAACGGCACGGGAGGGCCCATGGGCGGCACGGGCGAGCACAAGGACGACGAGGAGCCGCGATGGCTCGACGAGCAGGAGAAGGCGGCGTGGACGGGGCTGATCTCGCTCGTCCTGCTGCTGCCGGCCAAGCTGGAGTCACCGCTGCGGCAGGAGCACGGACTCACCCTGTTCGAGTACCTCGTGCTCAGTCATCTCTCCGAGGCCCCGCGGCGCAAGCTGCGGATGGGAGAGCTGGCCTTCCTCGCCAGCGGGTCGCTCTCGCGCCTGTCCAACGTCGTCAAACGCTGTGAACAGCGGGGCCTGGTCGTACGGATGCCCGACCCGGCCGACGGCCGTTACACCCTCGCCGAACTGACCGACGCGGGCTTCGACATCGTGCGCCTGGCGGCTCCCACGCACCTGCGTGCCGTACGCGCGATCGTCCTCGACGCGCTCAACACGGCAGACCAGAAGGCTCTCGCCCGTATCGCGCAGAAACTGCGCATCGTCCCCGACGACTTCGGCTGA
- a CDS encoding Rid family hydrolase, with product MSTVTFGIVPGYGEKLHAALGYSGAVRVGDRVEISGQAGVDDDLVIPDSLEDEIVQAFDNVERTLATVGATWKDVIHVNSYHKVAPGDDVIGDDHNRVMAEQFRRRLGGRAPIWTETGVTVLGLAAMRVEIRVTAVVGSGN from the coding sequence ATGAGCACCGTCACCTTCGGCATCGTTCCGGGCTACGGCGAGAAGCTGCACGCGGCCCTCGGCTACAGCGGGGCCGTCCGCGTCGGCGACCGGGTCGAGATCTCCGGTCAGGCCGGGGTGGATGACGACCTGGTCATCCCCGACTCGCTGGAAGACGAGATCGTCCAGGCTTTCGACAACGTGGAGCGGACGCTCGCCACGGTCGGCGCGACATGGAAGGACGTCATCCACGTCAACTCCTACCACAAGGTCGCACCGGGCGATGACGTCATCGGCGACGACCACAACAGGGTCATGGCCGAGCAGTTCCGCCGTCGCCTCGGCGGCCGGGCGCCGATCTGGACCGAGACCGGAGTCACGGTCCTCGGCCTCGCCGCCATGCGCGTGGAGATCCGCGTGACCGCCGTCGTCGGCTCCGGGAACTGA
- a CDS encoding threonine ammonia-lyase: MESTRLDIDRIRAARRVIDPVFLDTPLYRCEALEPGLGCAVSVKLETANPVRSFKGRGTEMVASQLAGNGSGAVVCASAGNLGQALAWSGRGRGLDVAVVASRFATAAKLDRIRALGAALELVDGDHEMARERAADIARYEGIRLVEDSLDIETCEGAATIGLELVDTPPSFDTVLIALGGGALATGVGHVVKALAPGVEVICVQPLGAPAMTHSWRQRRVVTTESTDTIADGVAGRRPIPAVLDDLLLVADDAVLVREASIIAGMRLLLDHAGLVVEPSAALGIAAILEDRDRFAGRHVVTVVCGSNVDVDAYHRWVGTARVPGV; encoded by the coding sequence ATGGAGAGCACTCGTCTCGACATCGATCGCATCCGGGCGGCCCGGCGGGTCATCGACCCCGTTTTTCTTGACACCCCGCTGTACCGGTGCGAGGCCCTGGAGCCCGGGCTCGGATGTGCGGTGAGCGTCAAGCTGGAGACGGCGAATCCGGTGCGGAGCTTCAAGGGCCGCGGCACCGAGATGGTCGCGAGTCAGCTGGCCGGAAACGGCTCGGGAGCCGTGGTGTGCGCCAGTGCGGGCAATCTCGGTCAGGCCCTCGCGTGGTCCGGTCGTGGCCGGGGGCTCGACGTGGCCGTCGTGGCGTCCCGCTTCGCGACCGCGGCCAAGCTCGACCGCATACGCGCGCTGGGGGCCGCGCTGGAACTGGTGGACGGCGACCACGAGATGGCCCGTGAGCGGGCGGCGGACATCGCGCGGTACGAGGGGATCCGGCTGGTCGAGGACAGCCTGGACATCGAGACCTGCGAGGGCGCCGCGACCATCGGCCTTGAACTGGTGGACACCCCGCCGTCGTTCGACACCGTCCTGATCGCTCTCGGCGGCGGGGCGCTGGCGACCGGCGTGGGGCATGTGGTGAAGGCCCTCGCGCCCGGGGTGGAGGTGATCTGCGTCCAGCCGCTGGGCGCACCGGCGATGACACACTCGTGGCGCCAACGGCGCGTCGTGACCACCGAGTCGACCGACACCATCGCCGACGGCGTCGCGGGCCGACGTCCCATCCCGGCCGTCCTTGACGACCTGCTGCTCGTCGCCGACGACGCGGTCCTGGTCCGGGAGGCGTCGATCATCGCCGGTATGCGGCTGCTCCTCGACCACGCCGGCCTCGTCGTCGAACCGTCCGCCGCGCTCGGTATCGCCGCGATCCTCGAAGACCGTGACCGTTTCGCCGGCCGGCACGTGGTCACCGTCGTCTGCGGCAGCAACGTCGACGTGGACGCCTATCACCGCTGGGTCGGCACCGCCCGCGTGCCCGGGGTCTGA
- a CDS encoding ATP-binding protein, protein MNPTDPTHPADPRPEGAGRADDRPADGAERPNPWLSHPTPVRTVELISGDFLITVNPVDGSEIEPCPPGSQPPTPVRLDADERAEQRRAGRPPIPPGPGAPPFPLLERQDERERLVGLLGRGHSVRLTGSAGSGRTALLEAVAADCEDLAPDGVVRLSGHHRTVTELLYELYAAVYRSVLHRPDRAGLLELVRGIGAVVVLDDLEFGGDPLDELLEAAPECAFLLAVTPDVDAPIGRSRLEEVLLGGLGRGASLDLLERATGRPLTDEEANWAGDLWFESEGLPQRFVQAGALLRGRDSQRADSGAYEADGVFVHELDDVPYGQGQGSPEGDGPTAEASHDVPLPTLGEGAAPAALLASRLGEAARETLRFAVALGGEVPHQAHLPALVGDTHADAAVGELMNAGLLSPVGPRYRLAAGALAQLEARGYGVEATSRAHTAVQHFTWWAGHPSVTPRRAASEADALLAAMTPLVSSGEPGHASAAVLLARGAAPAFMAGLHWGAWERALRIGQEAARIAGEVAEEAYFHHELGILALCVGRLDRARAELETSISMRGAVADKRGTVSGRRALALVSDRENGNTPAAFRKADAEPPVSPSRGLSMVVPVLRPPSPDDRLTLVTRRDDTPAAGAPTGAPPARRRRAVLGGARRNLVAAGAGAVLAAVLGTVVTLGASGNDTPTDRVQTDHSAEDDDGTGYDTETPADASTKKPAEPGGRPGTASSGAPTPSTSGGSESADPGDSPSDDPSEPDDEPDPSDPDPDPTDSDPDPEPTDTSPSPSTPTSPPPSTPTSPPPTSTTPAPPPESATVGIPVEPSSAAPSDSATTEGTESTGGTESTEGTDGADATSPVI, encoded by the coding sequence ATGAACCCGACCGACCCGACCCACCCCGCGGACCCGCGTCCCGAGGGTGCCGGGCGCGCCGACGACAGACCCGCGGACGGCGCCGAGCGCCCGAACCCGTGGCTGTCGCACCCGACGCCCGTGCGCACCGTCGAGCTGATCTCGGGCGACTTCCTGATCACCGTCAACCCCGTCGACGGCAGTGAGATCGAGCCCTGCCCGCCGGGATCGCAGCCGCCCACCCCCGTCAGGCTCGACGCCGACGAGCGCGCCGAACAGCGCAGGGCCGGCCGGCCGCCCATACCGCCGGGTCCCGGCGCGCCCCCCTTCCCGCTGCTGGAGCGTCAGGACGAGCGCGAGCGGCTCGTCGGGCTGCTGGGGCGCGGACACTCCGTACGTCTCACGGGCTCGGCGGGCTCCGGCCGTACCGCCCTGCTCGAAGCCGTCGCCGCCGACTGCGAGGACCTGGCCCCGGACGGGGTCGTACGCCTCTCCGGCCACCACCGCACCGTCACCGAGCTGCTGTACGAGCTGTACGCGGCCGTGTACCGGTCCGTGCTGCACCGCCCCGACCGCGCCGGACTGCTCGAACTGGTCCGCGGCATCGGCGCCGTCGTCGTCCTCGACGACCTCGAATTCGGCGGCGACCCGCTGGACGAACTGCTCGAAGCCGCGCCCGAATGCGCCTTCCTCCTCGCGGTCACCCCCGACGTCGACGCACCCATCGGCCGCTCGCGGCTCGAAGAGGTCCTGCTCGGCGGCCTCGGCCGCGGCGCCTCGCTCGACCTGCTGGAGCGCGCCACGGGACGCCCCCTCACCGACGAGGAGGCGAACTGGGCCGGTGACCTCTGGTTCGAGTCCGAGGGGCTGCCGCAGCGCTTCGTCCAGGCGGGCGCGCTGCTGCGCGGACGCGACAGCCAACGCGCCGACTCCGGTGCGTACGAGGCCGACGGGGTCTTCGTCCACGAGCTGGACGACGTGCCGTACGGGCAGGGACAGGGTTCGCCGGAGGGCGACGGGCCCACCGCCGAAGCGTCGCACGACGTACCGCTGCCGACCCTCGGCGAGGGCGCCGCGCCCGCCGCGCTGCTCGCCTCCCGGCTCGGCGAGGCCGCGCGTGAGACATTGCGCTTCGCCGTCGCCCTCGGCGGCGAGGTGCCGCACCAGGCCCATCTGCCGGCCCTGGTGGGCGACACCCACGCCGACGCCGCCGTCGGCGAACTCATGAACGCCGGACTCCTCTCGCCCGTCGGCCCGCGCTACCGGCTCGCCGCCGGGGCGCTGGCCCAACTGGAGGCGCGAGGATACGGAGTCGAGGCCACGTCCCGCGCGCACACCGCCGTCCAGCACTTCACCTGGTGGGCCGGTCATCCCTCCGTCACCCCCCGGCGGGCCGCGTCCGAGGCGGACGCGCTGCTCGCCGCGATGACGCCGCTGGTCTCCAGCGGGGAGCCGGGGCACGCGAGCGCCGCCGTCCTGCTGGCCAGGGGCGCGGCGCCCGCCTTCATGGCGGGGCTGCACTGGGGCGCCTGGGAGCGCGCGCTGCGGATCGGCCAGGAAGCGGCGAGGATCGCCGGAGAGGTCGCCGAAGAAGCTTATTTCCACCACGAGTTGGGGATTCTCGCGCTCTGCGTCGGGCGCCTGGACCGGGCCCGCGCGGAGCTGGAGACCTCCATCAGCATGCGCGGCGCGGTGGCGGACAAGCGGGGCACGGTGTCCGGGCGCAGGGCGCTGGCCCTGGTCTCCGACCGGGAGAACGGGAACACCCCGGCCGCGTTCCGCAAGGCCGACGCCGAACCGCCGGTGTCGCCCTCGCGAGGCCTGTCCATGGTCGTACCCGTCCTCAGGCCGCCGTCGCCGGACGACCGGCTGACGCTGGTCACCCGTCGCGACGACACCCCGGCGGCGGGAGCCCCCACCGGCGCGCCACCCGCACGCCGGCGCCGAGCGGTGCTGGGCGGCGCCCGCCGCAACCTGGTCGCCGCGGGCGCGGGCGCGGTACTCGCCGCCGTACTGGGCACGGTCGTCACGCTCGGGGCGTCGGGCAACGACACACCGACCGACCGGGTCCAGACCGACCACTCGGCGGAAGACGACGACGGCACCGGATACGACACGGAGACGCCCGCCGACGCGAGCACGAAGAAGCCCGCCGAGCCGGGCGGCCGTCCGGGCACGGCGAGTTCGGGCGCGCCGACACCCAGCACGAGCGGCGGATCCGAGTCCGCGGACCCGGGCGACAGCCCGTCCGACGACCCGTCGGAGCCGGACGACGAGCCGGATCCCTCCGACCCGGACCCGGACCCCACGGACTCCGACCCGGACCCCGAACCGACGGACACCAGCCCCTCCCCGTCGACCCCCACGTCGCCTCCGCCGTCGACCCCGACATCGCCTCCGCCGACATCGACGACCCCGGCACCGCCACCGGAGTCGGCGACGGTCGGCATCCCGGTGGAACCGTCGTCCGCGGCCCCTTCGGACTCCGCGACGACGGAGGGCACGGAGAGCACCGGCGGTACGGAGAGCACGGAGGGTACGGACGGCGCGGACGCGACGTCGCCGGTGATCTGA
- a CDS encoding STAS domain-containing protein — MHIRGDHAELVVEGRLDVRSAADARTVLHTAVDDGAGDLVLDLTGLDSWDATGLGVIMGAHRRAGRCGRRLVLRGVPTQMQRLLVATRLHRILAIEGGIAAESLPRV, encoded by the coding sequence ATGCACATCAGGGGCGACCACGCCGAGCTGGTCGTCGAGGGCCGCCTCGACGTCCGCAGCGCGGCGGACGCCCGTACGGTCCTGCACACGGCCGTCGACGACGGAGCCGGCGACCTGGTGCTCGATCTGACCGGACTGGATTCCTGGGACGCCACGGGCCTCGGCGTCATCATGGGCGCGCACCGCAGGGCCGGACGCTGCGGACGCAGACTCGTCCTGCGCGGCGTACCTACCCAGATGCAGCGCCTGCTGGTGGCCACGCGGCTGCACCGCATCCTCGCCATCGAGGGCGGTATCGCAGCAGAATCGCTTCCGCGCGTCTGA
- a CDS encoding 3-hydroxyacyl-CoA dehydrogenase family protein, with protein sequence MARKLAVIGAGLMGSGIAQVSAQAGWDVILRDVTDEALARGKDAIRASYARFVAKGRLEEADADAALARITTTTDLDAAADADIVVEAVFEKLDIKHEIFRALDKLVRDDTVLASNTSAIPITKIAAATERPERVVGAHFFSPVPMMNLCELVRGYKTSDETLATTREFAESVGKTCIVVNRDVAGFVTTRLITALVVEAAKLQESGVATAEDIDIACKLGFGHAMGPLATADLTGVDILLHAADNIYTESQDEKFAAPELMRRMVDAGDIGRKSGQGFYKH encoded by the coding sequence GTGGCCAGGAAGCTCGCCGTCATCGGTGCCGGACTCATGGGGTCCGGAATCGCGCAGGTCTCGGCCCAGGCGGGCTGGGACGTGATCCTGCGAGATGTGACCGACGAGGCCCTGGCCCGTGGCAAGGACGCGATCCGTGCCTCGTACGCCAGATTCGTCGCCAAGGGCAGGCTCGAAGAGGCGGACGCGGACGCCGCGCTCGCCCGGATCACCACGACCACCGATCTGGACGCCGCGGCCGACGCCGACATCGTCGTCGAGGCCGTCTTCGAGAAGCTCGACATCAAGCACGAGATCTTCCGCGCGCTCGACAAGCTCGTACGCGACGACACCGTCCTCGCCTCCAACACCTCGGCGATCCCGATCACCAAGATCGCGGCGGCCACGGAGCGTCCCGAACGCGTCGTGGGCGCCCACTTCTTCTCGCCCGTACCGATGATGAACCTCTGCGAACTGGTACGCGGCTACAAGACCAGCGACGAAACCCTCGCCACCACACGGGAGTTCGCCGAATCGGTCGGCAAGACCTGCATCGTCGTCAACCGTGACGTCGCGGGTTTCGTCACCACCAGGCTCATCACCGCCCTGGTCGTCGAGGCGGCCAAGCTCCAGGAGTCGGGCGTCGCCACCGCCGAGGACATCGACATCGCGTGCAAGCTCGGCTTCGGCCACGCCATGGGCCCGCTCGCGACCGCCGACCTCACGGGCGTCGACATCCTGCTGCACGCCGCGGACAACATCTACACCGAGTCGCAGGACGAGAAGTTCGCGGCGCCCGAGCTGATGCGCCGGATGGTGGACGCGGGTGACATCGGGCGCAAGAGCGGGCAGGGCTTCTACAAGCACTGA
- a CDS encoding TetR/AcrR family transcriptional regulator: protein MSEGLRERKKRQTRQYISDVATHLFVERGFDAVTIAEVAEASDVSVNTVYNYFSTKEDLFLDRSRGIVERLSRFVRARDAGESAAEAVLRELRELTETVSPTIGLHSGYDRFMKVVDDSHSLRSRLWYIQQELLVHLEATLREETGADDSDTLPTLVAGQLAWAHGTLMAFVGRRMLAGRTPEDTSREALVLLDDIEEVLGGKVLKYAVRQG from the coding sequence ATGTCCGAAGGGCTCCGCGAGCGCAAGAAGCGCCAGACCAGGCAGTACATCTCCGACGTCGCCACGCATCTGTTCGTCGAGCGCGGCTTCGACGCGGTGACCATCGCCGAGGTCGCCGAGGCGTCGGACGTCTCCGTCAACACGGTCTACAACTACTTTTCCACCAAGGAAGACCTCTTCCTCGACCGCAGCCGGGGCATCGTCGAACGGCTCTCCCGGTTCGTACGCGCCCGTGACGCGGGCGAGTCGGCGGCGGAAGCCGTCCTGCGCGAACTGCGCGAGCTGACCGAGACCGTCTCGCCCACCATCGGACTGCACAGTGGCTACGACCGCTTCATGAAGGTCGTCGACGACTCGCACTCACTGAGGTCCCGGCTCTGGTACATCCAGCAGGAACTCCTCGTCCATCTGGAGGCGACGCTCCGCGAGGAGACCGGCGCCGACGATTCGGACACCCTGCCCACCCTGGTCGCCGGTCAACTCGCCTGGGCGCACGGCACGCTCATGGCGTTCGTCGGCCGCCGGATGCTGGCCGGCCGGACCCCCGAGGACACCTCGCGCGAAGCGCTCGTGCTGCTCGACGACATCGAGGAAGTGCTCGGCGGGAAGGTGCTCAAGTACGCTGTACGGCAAGGCTGA
- a CDS encoding ABC transporter ATP-binding protein produces MPIISTAGLARSFASKQGTVEAVRGIDLTVRAGEILGFLGPNGAGKTTTLRMLTTLLAPTGGVATVAGFDLAREAARVRSRIGYVAQGGGVDPHVSVREELITQARLYRLTKAEATLRAGELARDLDLTGLLDRKCAALSGGQRRRLDIAMGLTHRPEVLFLDEPTTGLDPGSRAGLWELIRRIRQEHGTTVVLTTHYLDEADELSDRLVVIDHGVVVAEGTPDALKRRYGGSPGASLQDTFLAITGRTPSPDDAVPVSL; encoded by the coding sequence ATGCCAATCATCAGTACGGCCGGGCTCGCCCGGTCCTTCGCCAGCAAGCAGGGCACCGTCGAGGCGGTGCGCGGTATCGATCTGACCGTGCGGGCCGGGGAGATCCTCGGCTTCCTCGGCCCCAACGGCGCGGGCAAGACCACCACCCTGCGGATGCTCACGACGCTGCTGGCGCCCACCGGGGGCGTCGCGACGGTCGCCGGGTTCGACCTGGCCCGCGAGGCCGCACGGGTGCGCAGCCGGATCGGTTACGTGGCGCAGGGGGGCGGCGTCGACCCGCACGTCTCCGTACGCGAGGAACTGATCACCCAGGCCCGGCTCTACCGGCTGACGAAGGCCGAAGCCACCCTCCGCGCCGGGGAGTTGGCGCGCGACCTCGATCTGACCGGCCTGCTCGACCGCAAGTGCGCGGCGCTCTCCGGCGGGCAGCGCCGGCGCCTGGACATCGCGATGGGGCTGACGCACCGCCCCGAGGTGCTGTTCCTGGACGAGCCGACGACGGGGCTCGATCCGGGCAGCAGGGCGGGACTGTGGGAGCTGATCCGCCGTATCCGCCAGGAGCACGGCACGACCGTCGTCCTCACCACGCACTACCTCGACGAGGCCGACGAACTCTCCGACCGGCTCGTCGTCATCGACCACGGCGTGGTGGTGGCCGAGGGCACGCCCGACGCGCTGAAGCGGCGGTACGGCGGCTCCCCCGGGGCCTCGCTCCAGGACACCTTCCTCGCGATCACCGGGCGCACACCCTCGCCGGACGACGCCGTTCCCGTATCCCTCTAG
- a CDS encoding ABC transporter permease, which yields MSSPSPLPSSLVPDTALVFGRYARQTLRSKFQILFGILMPLLFLFFFGPLLTDLPLGTEADSWQILVPGLVLQLALLGASFAGFSILVEKQTGVLERMRVTPVSRLALLLGRVLRDAALFVFQSVLLVLAALAMGLRAPLGGILIGFVFTGVLAAALASLSYALAMKVSTPQEFGPVINALTMPAMLLSGLVLPMTLAPGWLDLLSHAVPLRFLVDAVRAGYVGDYASAAMLQGALMAVALALVSVTIGTRVFRSADA from the coding sequence GTGTCGTCGCCGTCCCCGCTCCCCTCTTCCCTGGTCCCGGACACCGCGCTGGTCTTCGGGCGGTACGCCCGCCAGACCCTGCGCTCCAAGTTCCAGATCCTCTTCGGCATCCTGATGCCGCTGCTGTTCCTCTTCTTCTTCGGGCCGCTGCTGACCGATCTGCCGCTCGGTACCGAGGCCGACTCCTGGCAGATCCTGGTGCCCGGACTCGTACTCCAACTCGCCCTGCTCGGCGCCTCGTTCGCGGGGTTCTCGATTCTCGTCGAGAAGCAGACGGGGGTTCTCGAACGGATGCGGGTGACCCCGGTCAGCCGGCTCGCCCTGCTGCTCGGGAGGGTGCTGCGCGACGCCGCGCTCTTCGTCTTCCAGTCGGTGCTGCTGGTGCTCGCCGCGCTCGCGATGGGGCTGCGGGCGCCGCTGGGCGGGATCCTCATCGGGTTCGTGTTCACGGGCGTCCTGGCCGCCGCGCTGGCCTCGCTCTCGTACGCCCTGGCGATGAAGGTCTCGACGCCGCAGGAGTTCGGCCCCGTCATCAACGCGCTGACGATGCCGGCGATGCTGCTGTCGGGTCTGGTGCTGCCGATGACGCTGGCGCCGGGCTGGCTGGACCTGCTGTCGCACGCCGTGCCCCTGCGCTTCCTGGTGGACGCGGTACGGGCCGGGTACGTGGGCGACTACGCGAGCGCCGCGATGCTCCAGGGCGCACTCATGGCGGTGGCCCTCGCGCTCGTGTCGGTCACGATCGGCACCCGGGTCTTCCGCAGCGCCGACGCCTGA
- a CDS encoding cob(I)yrinic acid a,c-diamide adenosyltransferase, translating to MVNLTRIYTRTGDQGTTALGDMSRTAKTDLRIAAYADANEANAVIGGAIALGQLRDDVVKVLVRVQNDLFDVGADLSTPVVEAPQYPPLRVEQPYIDKLEADCDLFLEEVEKLRSFILPGGTAGAALLHQACTVVRRAERSTWAAFEVHGETMNPLTATYLNRLSDLLFILARVANKEVGDVLWVPGGER from the coding sequence ATGGTCAATCTGACGCGTATCTACACCCGTACCGGCGACCAGGGCACCACGGCGCTCGGCGACATGAGCCGTACGGCCAAGACCGATCTGCGGATCGCCGCCTACGCCGACGCCAACGAGGCGAACGCCGTCATCGGCGGGGCGATCGCGCTGGGGCAGCTCAGGGACGACGTCGTCAAGGTCCTCGTCCGGGTCCAGAACGACCTGTTCGACGTCGGCGCCGATCTCTCCACACCGGTGGTCGAGGCGCCCCAGTACCCGCCGCTGCGGGTCGAACAGCCGTACATCGACAAACTGGAGGCGGACTGCGACCTCTTCCTGGAAGAGGTCGAGAAGCTGCGCAGCTTCATCCTCCCCGGCGGTACGGCCGGGGCGGCGCTGCTGCACCAGGCGTGCACCGTCGTACGGCGCGCGGAGCGCTCGACGTGGGCGGCGTTCGAGGTGCACGGGGAGACGATGAACCCGCTGACGGCGACGTATCTCAACCGGCTCTCCGACCTCCTGTTCATCCTGGCCAGGGTGGCCAACAAGGAGGTCGGAGACGTGCTGTGGGTGCCGGGCGGCGAGCGCTGA
- a CDS encoding sensor histidine kinase, producing the protein MSVFPRPHREDVLIAAAGLLGGVLLWALGLHTQGSDRGLPGSWVLLPLAAISLMELVRRSAPRTALLVATLALIADFFTLGSVATIAMFTDIVYAAVLYGSPSAARRIPWGTALFTVTVTVAAVSWLRSPEGLLLGVLAAAITIAPAATGVLVRDHRDAAEAARLRAEQTALLAEMDRTQAVMAERARMARELHDMVANHLSAIAIHSTAALSLDDASTSKDALAVIRENSVAGLAEMRRLIGLLRDTGDERAPASAPTLGALDSLVEQARTNGASSGLTFTLEDRRGEGPALPAPVEMAAYRIVQESLTNALKHAPRGPVTVFLERTRRALRVDVVSPYGDRPGPRAPGSGAGLVGMRERVALLDGEFEAGPVAADGAGSTNGITAEANGTKIWRVRAELPVDEGGGTA; encoded by the coding sequence GTGAGCGTTTTCCCGCGTCCGCACCGAGAGGACGTCCTGATCGCCGCGGCCGGCCTGCTCGGCGGCGTGCTGCTCTGGGCGCTCGGGCTGCACACCCAGGGGAGCGACCGGGGGCTGCCCGGCTCCTGGGTGCTGCTGCCGCTCGCCGCGATCTCCCTGATGGAGTTGGTGCGCAGGAGCGCGCCCCGCACGGCCCTGCTGGTCGCCACCCTCGCGCTCATCGCCGACTTCTTCACCCTGGGCAGCGTGGCGACGATCGCCATGTTCACGGACATCGTCTACGCGGCGGTGCTGTACGGCAGCCCGTCCGCCGCCCGCCGTATCCCCTGGGGCACGGCGCTGTTCACGGTCACCGTCACCGTCGCGGCCGTGAGCTGGCTCCGCTCCCCCGAGGGCCTGCTGCTGGGTGTCCTGGCCGCCGCGATCACCATCGCCCCCGCCGCCACCGGCGTACTGGTGCGCGATCACCGCGACGCCGCCGAGGCCGCCCGGCTGCGGGCCGAACAGACCGCGCTGCTCGCCGAGATGGACCGGACGCAGGCCGTCATGGCCGAGCGCGCGCGGATGGCCCGTGAGCTGCACGACATGGTCGCCAACCATCTGTCGGCCATCGCGATCCACTCCACCGCCGCGCTCTCCCTCGACGACGCGTCGACCTCCAAGGACGCGCTGGCGGTGATCCGTGAGAACAGCGTCGCCGGACTGGCGGAGATGCGGCGGCTGATCGGACTCCTGCGGGACACGGGCGACGAGCGGGCGCCTGCGTCCGCGCCGACGCTGGGGGCGCTCGACTCGCTGGTGGAGCAGGCGCGTACCAACGGCGCCTCCAGTGGGCTCACCTTCACGCTGGAGGACCGGCGCGGCGAGGGGCCGGCGCTGCCCGCGCCGGTCGAGATGGCCGCGTACCGCATCGTCCAGGAGTCGCTGACCAACGCGCTCAAGCACGCGCCGCGCGGCCCCGTGACGGTGTTCCTGGAGCGCACACGGCGTGCGCTGCGTGTCGACGTCGTCAGTCCGTACGGCGACCGGCCCGGTCCGCGCGCACCGGGCTCCGGCGCCGGCCTGGTCGGGATGCGGGAGCGAGTCGCCCTGCTGGACGGCGAGTTCGAGGCGGGACCGGTCGCGGCGGACGGCGCGGGCAGTACAAACGGCATCACGGCCGAGGCGAACGGCACGAAGATCTGGCGGGTACGGGCTGAGCTGCCCGTCGACGAGGGGGGCGGCACGGCATGA